From the Quercus lobata isolate SW786 chromosome 6, ValleyOak3.0 Primary Assembly, whole genome shotgun sequence genome, one window contains:
- the LOC115993768 gene encoding early nodulin-75-like: MSTKHLLLLLLAVVLLTTHSLADHHKPPHKPPHKPPSTEETTLESNLDGKPPKGYKPPPKHKPPTSLDGFNEEKPPHKEKPVGPIKPPHKPPAQESSLDGKPPKGYKPPPKHKPPTSN; encoded by the coding sequence ATGTCTACTAAACACTTGCTATTGTTGCTTCTCGCAGTGGTGCTTCTCACCACTCACTCTCTTGCTGACCACCATAAACCACCACACAAGCCACCACACAAGCCTCCTTCAACGGAGGAGACCACCCTGGAATCAAATTTGGATGGCAAACCTCCCAAGGGATACAAGCCACCACCGAAACACAAGCCACCAACCTCATTAGATGGGTTTAATGAGGAAAAACCACCACACAAAGAAAAACCAGTAGGCCCTATAAAACCACCACACAAGCCTCCAGCACAGGAGTCCTCATTGGATGGCAAACCTCCCAAGGGTTACAAGCCACCACCAAAGCACAAGCCTCCAACTTCCAACTGA